The DNA window aaaaggaaatgaaagtgTTAAcgcattttattttcacttatttatttatttatttatttttccggGAAATATAACTGCAAATCTCCCATAAAACTaccaaactatttttttttttaaaaattaaaaaaaaaaaaaaaattaaatcccaTAATGTCGCAGTTAGCTTTTCATCTAGCGCTAGCTGACGTAACGAAACTACAAAAGGGCTCGCGCgtggaaacatttaaaaactgcGTCAACAGCCGCCGTCGCCATTTTTCTCGTTACTGTCCACATGAAGCTgtatgtcccccccccccccccacccatatGTTACAACATATTGTTCACTTTTACAGCTTTTAATTCACTCCCTGGCCAGCATTTTCTTTTGACGCCAAACAAGCTAGTCCCCCGTTGTAATCTCCGCTCCTGGCGTCGCCATTGCTTTTTGGTAAAGCGAGCTAGCGTTCATTCAGCTCGCACATTTAATTTCCAAAAATAGACCCGAATCGACGGGAGTGATAATCGCATTGAAAGCAgcaccaaccaaaaaaaaaaaaaaaaaatcgcccGTCGTCCAGCCTGTGGCTGGTCGTCGCTGACgcgctttttcttttcttttctttctttctctgctggGAGGCTTTCATTTGTGGCTCGTCTGCCAGCacggaggggaaaaaaaacacccaaaaaccCCCGACACGTTAGATTCGACACGTTTGGAACCGACGCGCTAACACCGCCGCGAGTCCCCCTAGCAGCCTCGCGCCGGGGAAGGCGCCCCTTCAACCGGACGCCGCCGCCAGCATTTTGTCGGGTAAAAACGTCGGCCTGTTAGGGTTAGCTAGCCGCCGAGTCGACGACGCCTGTTTCGAAAACGTCCGCGGAGAAGTCGTGGAAAATGCTGCAGGACCCAGCCGCGTCGAGCCATACATTTAAATCCCGATTAGCGAAACATAAAGACGACTAAAAAAGAGGCGAACCCTTCACTCCTGTCTCACTCCTCTTGAAACCCAATATCTCCATTTGGCAACTTTTAatttgctccccccccccctccttctcctcctcctctttctccctctcccacTCATATATTTGTCTCACTGTCCCTGTTCTCTCTCGGATAGATTTTTCTCTCCGCTCAAAACTCTCTTCCCTCCCtgaaaggaagggaggaaggaggttgtgtgtgttttttccttgaAATTTTTATCACAAAATTATAATACACTCAAAGGGAAACTCACCGTCATGAAAAAGCAGTGCCTTGTCAACGGGGTTTCCTCGCCATCGCCGCACGGGTTGTTGGGGTAGTGCACACAACAAGGCAAGCCAAATCACCCGTCCACAGCGGCGGCATACGACTTGCTCCAATTTGAATAGAAGatagacaaacaacaacaagcaaatATTAAACACgcatttttataaatattttttatcagttATGATGTCATCTTTCTTTCATTGACCCCTTGAATTGCagataaaggttttttttttttttagttttaatcttTATTCGACGGTAGAGGGCGGGCCTCTGGTGTGTTTGGTGCCACACCTTGACGTGGCTCAGGTATAACCATAGCAATGAGAATCACTGCCTGGCTTCATACCGCACACAGCCTGTAGACCTTTTTAGTAtcgtttttaaataaaaaaaaaataattcaaatttttaattttttcgtATTTTTCTCCTTCTGATAGGTCTGTACCACAGACTATactatttaaacacattttatatgcGACTTTATATACTATtgcaatataatatttaaacagcaaaaTAAGTGCACACCAAGACATCACGGAGTTGTTATGAATATAggattatatttttttcaatgtgaatttatttttgtttttttacaaactgtaaTAACATGTATAACGACGTATTCTACAGCAgacaacaattttaaaaaaaatatatctttttCAAATTCCGCTTGATGCAAAACATATAGACAGACACATGGATAACCTTCATTACGGACCGAAGGTTCAGAGaataatagaaaaagaaaaaacaggacattacataaaacattaaaagaaatttatgattaaaattcacaatgaatgaaaataaaaccactATTTAGATACATGTATAGTTATATACATTTGCACATCATCATTTCCAAGCACATACGCACACATATAcctacacatatacatataaccATTAAGACCTTACACATAAAACACTATACCAATGCCTCCACAGCTGTGATTGGTAACGTGTAGTGCTATATTTAATACCAGACAGGTAACATATGATTATACATGGAGCTAAGATGCTTCCTATGATCCACATTCTTACTGCTCACGACAGAAGATTGCATCTTTAGACAAGTAAGGATTCCCTAAGGATTTATCCGTCCTATAATTGTCCTCCTTTCTAAGGCCTGACCAGTCCCATTTGTTTTCAGtagaaaagtacattttcaacatttattatcattgaaaattgtaaaaaaaaaatattttttttttaaaaaaaatcagcgaTTGCATCCCATATCCTAAAGACGCATGTGTGTCAGCTGTACTAATTAATACAGCGGTCCAGTCATGATGTAGAACGCCAGGTCTCACTGATGTAACTGCGTGTGGGTAATAGTTCTTTCCCTCACAGAATTGACGTGATTGGCAAATAATGAGATACTGTCTGAGATATCAGCATTCATATCCCCAATAACGTAAATATTGGAAGAATAATTATCTTTCACAACGCAATTCATGAAGACAAACCTATTTGTAATGTAACATTCAAATACTCTTTTAAGTACTCATCCTCATTGTGGTGACGTTCATAAAGTGAGAATAAAAATTCAAAGAATAAAACATAGAAGCCATAAAAGCATAAAAGCCACAGAACAAGcataaaacaactttttcatCCACGCAAGTGGCGCAAACACTCTCCGGTGCAGCAGGTGGCGCTAGGCGATGGTATTTTTGACACGTAATAACGACGAAGAAGAAAGTGCCCACCCACTTCCGTATTGACTGTTAGCGCAGCAACATGGATCCGGTGGCTGAAGCTAGTGAGGACCCTGGGGTTACTATTGAAAGGAATGCCGCCCAAACAATGGAGCGACTTCAGAAGCGGCACCAGACGATGAAAGAGGATGTCCAGCGGAGAAAGGAGGCGAAGGAGAGCCAGTCGGTCGCGGAGGAGGATAGCGGCTTCTTCCGTAACGCGTTCCGCACCGAGGAGGAGGCCATCGAGATGCTGGTGTCCAGCTGCGCCGGTGCTGACCGGGCTACCGTCAtccagaagctggaggaggcgACGGATAAAACCCACCGGCTTCAGAAGTTTCTGAACGACAGCATCCCGTTTCTGACGCAGTACGACCTGAGAAAAGCCCAGACGGCTCTGCAGAAGCTCCAGACGTCCATCTCCAAGACCAGAGAGGAACGTCTGCCCAAGAAGAAGTTCGCCTTCGGGGTCCGATCTAAAGCCCCAACCCAAGTCTCTGCACCGGTGTCAACACCAACAACCTCAGCTGATGCACCTGCTGCTGTGGATTCTGGGAAAACCAACCTGAATGGAGCTGCAGCTTCTGAGCAGTGCGGCTTCTCCAACATGGACAACGTGAGTCTGATCAAGACAGCAGAGGAGATCCAGAAACGGGACGTGCTGCTGACTCACCTGACGAACTGCCGGGTCCGTCTGTTGGGTTCCCCCAGCACGCTGCACCTGAAACACATCGACGGCTGTGAGGTCCTGTGTGGGCCCGTCAGTGGGTCGGTGTTTGTGGACCACTGTAGAAACAGCACCCTGGCCTTCCCGTGCCAGCAGCTGCGGACTCATAACACCACCAACACACAGGTGTATCTGCACGTCACCAGCCGAGCCATCATCGAGGACTGTCATGGAGTGAGCGTGGCCCCCTTCTCCTGGACGTACCCCACCCTGGATGAGGACTTCATCGCGTCCGGACTGGACTCGGACAGGAACAACTGGAGCCAGGTGGATGACTTCAACTGGCTCGCTGCAGGAACACCTTCCCCAAACTGGACTGTCCTTCCAGAAGCAGACAGGAAAACCAACTGGGACTCCCTAGAATAATGCTTTTAAATCATGCATTTGCCACAATAACTTAAACTATTCAGTTAAATTATTCAGAAATAGCAAACTAACAAGTAATCCGTTATAAGTCACTAAGCTCCCTTGGTTTACTGaggtatttttgtttgaaaagtgGTTTTATATTCTGTTAGGCTGCTGTtgctgtgtgatgtcatccacCGAGTTTGTTGCATTGATCTCAATTCAGATAATGAAAAGGAATATAAAACTTCACAGAGGTAATGAAGTAAAGCTCCACATGCATGCAGATGAACTGTCAGAAGAACTTAATGTAATCTCAAACATGTAATCTTAATCTCAAACAAGTGCTAAAGCAAAATACTGGGAGAAGTAGTCTGCTCCTCAGACAACATGACTCCAGAGCTGGATCCTTTCCTTCTTTGGTGTTAAATAGTTTATTAGCAGATCAGTGGAGTggtgtttctgttcagacaaAACCTTCCTGAGTGTTTGATTCTTGTTTGATTCATTCgtcatgtttgtgtatttgtctcTAAACTGACTGCACTCACAATAACTACAGCTAAAAATATTTGCTGTGATTAAGTCGCTGTTTATTTTCTCAAGTTGCAGAAAAGAGAGCAACATGGTAGTAATCTAAAGAAGAAACCATGGGGAGTCTAAAAATTGATAAATTCTGTTTAATCCATCTTAAAACTGCTGACCTGCAGATTCACACGCTGATGTCAACAGAAAGTAGCATCTACTGTTTGTCGCAAATATAAAGGTGACAGTGTTATCAGATACCTAATTTATTTCTACCTGGAATGGAATTGTAATGGAATTGTGCCTTgaaaaatgtataataaattaaatataaaaaagttGTATATTTTAAGTATGAATTACTCTACAGAAAAAAGCACCAGATGTTCACAATTagtatataaatacatttattggaATGAAGGTCAAATAAGTGCTTGATTTAGAAATTTAAACTAGTGAAAGGAGGGATTCTGCTGGAAATCTATTAATATTACTGACAAATACTTCAAGATTAATATgttaagagaaaaacattttaggcTGAGATAGTATAAAAAAACAGACTTAATTTCTATAACTAGTGTGAGAAACTGATAGTTTGAAAGATGAAGGAACTTAAATTGTGGAATTTCTCTTTGGTTTCACAATGAATtgacaaaaatgaagaaaaacatgattttgatgACACAGACTATCCCATGTTATACCATATGATGAATGGACTCGTGGGAGTTTTACACATCCAGCTGGTCTCAGCTAATTTCATGAGTTCACCTCCAGTGAAACagttgatgtgtttgtttgtctgaatggGTCACCGGAGCATCAGTAGCGCATCTGCTCCATTATGAACATCCTGTTTGCGCTGAACTCGTGGACCCCTACCTGTGAATGGGTTTGGTTCATTATTAGTTCCAATTGCATGTCCGTGGTACCTTTCTGATGCCATTACTGCTCTGGTGTGTCCGATCGGGGCAACCATGACCACGTGAAGGCTCAAACCAATTATGGCCCCTGGCAGCAGCTTACGACCAGGCTCATCTTGTGTGGTGGGATTTCTCCAAATTGGATCAGGCTTCTTACGAGGGCTTACCATGACGTACTGCATCTTTGAGTTTAATCATCCACAATCCTGCAGGACAACAGAGTGTCACCATTACCCTCACCTGGGTGTTAAAGGAGAATAGCAGGTAACGTTTGGGGGGAAAGTAAAGCTTTATGAAAGTTACTGTCACAATGGGATTAGCGATAGTGTTGGAGAAATAACATTCCTGTGCTACTCCTGAGCCCTCCTGGGttcttcatctctgctcctTTGCTGTGGGATGGATTACAGGCTCGGCTGACTGTCCTGTCCTGTTGGACCAACCGGAGGAGATCCTGACAGCAAAGACACTGGGAAACAGGAACTGTAAGTATCGAAGGACGTTTCTCTGAACTAAGGGACAATCTGGATATATTTGACCTCTTACCACTTTAAGACTATCGGTTGACTCTTTTCTACAGAAAAGGACACATCCCAGGTTGAACAATGGCTCTGATGTTAGTCAAGTTTGACCTGAAGAAGCGAGTGAAGCTCGCTCAGACGGTCTGGTTCATGTACTGGTTCGCCGTAATGGCTGGCGTTCTGGTCTTCAGCATGGGGCTGTTCTTTAAGATCGAGCTGCGAAAGCGCTCAGAACTCATGGACAACAACGAGAGCCACTTCTTACCCAATCTGCTCATACTCATGGGGCTAATATTCTGCGGTATCAACGCCTTTGGAGGCAAAATCTGCTATGACTCGCTGGATCCTACCAAGTTTGTGAAGTGGAAACCCATCTTGAAGAACTTCTTGGTGCTGTGCGTGGTGTTTAACACCCTGCTGTTTGTGACAGCCTTGCTGTGTTTCGTGATGAGGATTCCGCTGCAGTTCACCCTGGCTGAGGGGTTGAGGAACGGCATGAAGTACTACAAGGACACGGACACACCCGGACGCTGCTACATGAAGAGAACCCTGGACTTGATGCAGACGGAGTTCCGTTGCTGTGGGAATGAAAACTACAGGGACTGGTTTGAGATTCAGTGGGTTAGCAACCGCTACCTGGACTTCAGCTCAAAGGAAGTCAAAGAGTAAGTGATGATGGCGAACAACTAAACACCTCATGATCTCCTTTAAAAGGTAGAGGTCTTGAAAGATAGTCAATGAAATGGGTTGTGTCAAGGTAGAACCTGAAGACTCCAGCGTAAGTGGATTTGAAGGCAGGTCAGAGAAGGTCTATTGTTCACTTTCGTCCACTGAGGATTAGCGAAGCAGAAATGGTGACCGCAAAAGGTTACAAGGAGGTCCTGGAATAAGGGGCTGCAAGGGCGGAGGAGGTTACGAGGCAGTTTTGTGGATAGAGAtgggaggcggggcttcaggGATTAGGTAAGAAAAAGACACAAGTTCAACGGGGTAAAATAGTAGGGATTAAATGTGACACTTCAGCGATACAAgacctctttttaaaaaacatgttgataTCCACACAGGTTGTCTTGGAAAAGAGCAGCCACTCGTTTTGTTAGCAGTATTCTGGTGAGGACAGTTTTAAGCACTGGCACTTAATTAGTGTTTAATCTCGAGGATTACAGTAACTATGTCCTTCAAGAATCAGTGTCCTGTCCAATCAGCAGAGGGCCTGGCAACACTCCACTGACAGCACTGTCCAATCAAACAACTGGTATCTGAGATTTTAAAAAGACTGTTAGTACTGATTACAGTAATACTGAAATGATAACACTTGGGATGCGAACATGAAGTAAGCATGGGATAGATCTCTATCACACATTGTCAAATATCAGGATATTGATATTTCTCATCGATCAGCTCTTGTGTTTTACTTCCTGGATTCACTTTTCTATGCTTCTCTTAGGTCTTACTGATCCAATCGTATGTTGATCCGCTGCCATTAATCACACCTGAGCGGAAGATTTAGGTCAAACTCTTTAAGTGAAAATTGATTCCACTCTTTGTGTCCCTGTAGGATGTTGTGGTGATGTGACACATATCCATAATGATGATATTTAAAGCAATACACACAACATCATCGTTTAGTCAGTGACTAAAAGCCTTTCGTGCgatgtttattatttaaaaatttgttcAAGAGCAGAAACTCCCAATAAATTCACACCTTATTATGCATAGTTATTTTGGTCGAAGACATGTCTGACATAATCTTAGCCTACAAAAGCTACAGCTGTAGTTGCTGACCTTAAAGATCACCTCTTGCTCACTTCCAACCTATCATCACATTGGACTTGACTTGTCATTTGGCTTTATCCTCTTAGCCGCATCGGGAGCAACGTGGACGGCCAGTACCTGATGGACGGGGTCCCGTTCAGCTGCTGTAACCCCAGCTCCCCCAGACCCTGCATCCAGTACCAAATGACCAACAACTCGGCCCACTACAGCTATGACCACTACACGGAGGAGCTCAATGTGTGGAAGCGCGGCTGCAGCGAAGCCCTGCTGTCCTACTATGGGGGCATGATGAACACCATCGGagccctggtggtcctggtcaCCATACTGGAGGTCAGGATCAACACcaaaacacagcaaacaatTTAGAGAGACATAAGGGTTGAAACACTTAATTAAGTCATAGTACATCCTCCAAGGTCATTGTTCCTGTCCTTTGAGACGGAGGTTGGCCAATATTACCACTGCTGTTAATACTGTTGGGAGAATATTTCTCAACAAGCATAACTGTCCCAAAAGCAAGGTTAAATCATCTTTTTGTACCGCAGAAAGTTCCTGAAATGAACTTTCTAGTGTGAAGTGGCAGATTTTCCATTAGCAGTTTGCTTAATTGTCTAAATGCTAAGGGGATAGCCTTGTCCCGTGATGCTTAGAATGAGAGCAGAACCAGAAGGGCAAAGCAATACGGGtcattttattgtttacatCATGTCAGTTTGATATAGTAAAATTTGAGAGCTTTATaacctgatttattttttgagtAAACCTAACCCCTGACACTAGCCCTATCCATAACCTCTGACACTTAGAGAATTGTAAAATACTGATTAAGACAAGTACAGAGAATTATGTTTATAAAAACATTCCTGGATCTGTAAAAGGTCCTCGTCTGCTCCACTACTAAGAAAATCGGTtcagtttttgcattttttgcaCAATCCTACTTTTAAACCaaataatcaaacaaataaatagtcAAGAGATGAAAACCCCAACCATGCTTCtcaaagtaataaataatacagGATAAAGGGTATAGAAGACAGATGTGCATGTTTGCTTGCTCTCAAAAATGAAACCACACCCGCCTCTCTGGGTTTGCATGTTAATGGAAACATTTGGGATGATGTAGaaagtttaagaaaaaaatgacaatttaCACAGATATTATGGTGCAGGAATGAAAGATTAATCCTTTAACATGAGTCTACCTGAAAAATTACAAGAATGTATGATACagtattgtgattttttttttttcgtgtgtcaaactcaaacgAGAAACAAAACTTAGATAATCAAATTGTTTGAGTGAAAGGGTATTTGTTATTCGGTAAAAATTTTTGGCTGTTTCTAATTAAATTTGTATTCTGGGGTCTCATTGGACTCAGGGGCCCTAAACCAAGAGATGAGGTGAAGATCTTACTTATGATGATGACTGGTTTGATCCAGTCGGCTCTTGATCTCTGTTCTGTGCCACCGTGAAATCAACCTCCTGCATCCTCGCAAAAAACAACTGTCCTGTTTAATTAGAGATCATTCCTCCCACTCACACTGAGGTGACCTGATGCTGGCCTCCAATTACAATCAGCTCACTGACAATATCTCACCTGACACTTTCTACCCCACTGGTAATCCTACAGCAGCCAAATGGCGTCTCAcctctcctcacctctcctcacCCTGTCCCATAAGGATGCCCCTCTGTCCTACAAACCAGAAGATGCCTCAATTTGGAAGCTGCTCAGAGTGGCAGTGGGAGGAATTCCAGCTTTAAGAGTTGTTATGCAAGCGTCTCTGCGTTGACACAGATACTTCTTCAGATATGGAGTAATGGGTTAATCTGGAGGTGACAGTCAcagatccacttcctgttccttgaGCTCTCAATCTCATCTGGAGGCTCCTTTTATAGTCTGAAATGACCTCTTAATACCTGAGTACATTACTCCAATgagatgcatttttatttttggcctTTACACAAAACAATGTTGAAAAGATTTTGCATCAGAAAAACATCAGATTCTCACATTTGAGAAGCTTTACTGATGAAATGTTCAATatttttgcaggaaaaaaaaatcagttgatTGATAAATGTTGCAAACAGTTGCCAATTTATTTTCAACAGAAAGACTAGTTGAGTTAGTAGTTGTTCAAAACTTTTAGGACTTACAAAGATTACCTTATCAACTTTTCTTTAagtttttaaacttaattttcattatttaatgtattattataattatttgtatttgtcttGGGCAGATCGAGTTAATTTTGTCCAGTCTTGGTTATTCATCtagtaataatttttttctgatataaaagttttttttgaaattgtaaattttatttgaaaaataagattttttcttagataaatgtttttaatctgaattTGAATACACGTCTTCAGTGTTGAAATGGTGATTTCTGAGGGCTCCAGGTTTACCTGATGACTTCCTGTCCATAGTTCGCAGTGACCATCGGCCTGCAGTACGTCAACAGCTCCCTGTCCACCCTGGCCAACCCGGACGACCCGGAGAGCGAGAGCGAGGGCTGGATCCTTGAGAAGACCGTAAAGGAGACGTTCACAGACATCATGGACAAAATGAAGGCCATGGGCAAAGGCAACAAAGTGGAGGAAGGGGGCGAGGCGCCGGCCGCCACAGCGAGCTGAGCTCACCGCCCCTGCAAAGACAAAAGACACCACTCCCACCTCTAGAGGGGAGGCGGAGGGACACGTGAGATCACTACGTTTTTCTACCAACATTTATCATGTAGACACTActtgaacccccccacacatacACGGACTCGGTCCACTTGAAGTCCTTCATTACTGTTCTAAACTGTACAGCCATATGTAGGCAGAGGTAATGAGTAGGATGACTTATGCTCTGGATTGTTATTTTGGTTTCCCCTAGATGGACGAATCCTTCT is part of the Antennarius striatus isolate MH-2024 chromosome 21, ASM4005453v1, whole genome shotgun sequence genome and encodes:
- the tbcc gene encoding tubulin-specific chaperone C — protein: MDPVAEASEDPGVTIERNAAQTMERLQKRHQTMKEDVQRRKEAKESQSVAEEDSGFFRNAFRTEEEAIEMLVSSCAGADRATVIQKLEEATDKTHRLQKFLNDSIPFLTQYDLRKAQTALQKLQTSISKTREERLPKKKFAFGVRSKAPTQVSAPVSTPTTSADAPAAVDSGKTNLNGAAASEQCGFSNMDNVSLIKTAEEIQKRDVLLTHLTNCRVRLLGSPSTLHLKHIDGCEVLCGPVSGSVFVDHCRNSTLAFPCQQLRTHNTTNTQVYLHVTSRAIIEDCHGVSVAPFSWTYPTLDEDFIASGLDSDRNNWSQVDDFNWLAAGTPSPNWTVLPEADRKTNWDSLE
- the prph2a gene encoding peripherin-2a, which gives rise to MALMLVKFDLKKRVKLAQTVWFMYWFAVMAGVLVFSMGLFFKIELRKRSELMDNNESHFLPNLLILMGLIFCGINAFGGKICYDSLDPTKFVKWKPILKNFLVLCVVFNTLLFVTALLCFVMRIPLQFTLAEGLRNGMKYYKDTDTPGRCYMKRTLDLMQTEFRCCGNENYRDWFEIQWVSNRYLDFSSKEVKDRIGSNVDGQYLMDGVPFSCCNPSSPRPCIQYQMTNNSAHYSYDHYTEELNVWKRGCSEALLSYYGGMMNTIGALVVLVTILEFAVTIGLQYVNSSLSTLANPDDPESESEGWILEKTVKETFTDIMDKMKAMGKGNKVEEGGEAPAATAS